In the genome of Candoia aspera isolate rCanAsp1 chromosome 1, rCanAsp1.hap2, whole genome shotgun sequence, one region contains:
- the LOC134488593 gene encoding olfactory receptor 5AR1-like, which yields MDKGNHSVITEFILQGFTDNPKMQLVLFMVFLLVYAITVLGNLGMILLICTQPQLHKPMYYFLGNLSFVDLCCASTIAPKMLTDLLSETKKISYSACATQLFLFCMLGDAGCILLAVMAYDRYVAICNPLLYPAVMSKTNCQQLITIVYLTGLLDSTIYTFCTFRLSFCSSNIINHFFCDEPPLLILSCTETYISEIVIFTIGGCLEASSIGMILVSYLYILGTILRMRSTEGRHRAFSTCASHLTAVGIFHGTILYMYFRPSSSYSMDQDKWASVFYTVVIPMLNPLIYSLRNKEVMSLSKWVLLHSD from the exons ATGGATAAAGGAAATCATTCTGTCATTACTGAGTTCATTCTTCAGGGATTCACAGACAATCCCAAAATGCAGCTTGTTCTTTTTATGGTCTTCCTCTTGGTTTATGCCATCACTGTGTTAGGGAATCTTGGCATGATTCTCTTGATTTGCACTCAACCCCAACTTCACAAACCCATGTATTACTTCCTGGGCAACCTCTCCTTTGTTGATCTCTGCTGTGCCTCAACCATTGCTCCTAAAATGCTGACTGACCTATTAAGTGAAACTAAAAAGATTTCTTACAGTGCCTGTGCTACACAGCTCTTTCTATTTTGTATGCTTGGAGATGCAGGGTGCATTTTGTTGGCTGTGATGGCCTATGACAGATATGTGGCCATCTGCAATCCACTTCTCTATCCAGCTGTAATGTCCAAAACCAACTGCCAGCAACTGATCACTATTGTGTACTTAACAGGCCTGCTGGATTCAACAATTTATACTTTCTGCACATTCCGACTATCATTCTGCAGCTCGAATATTATCAATCACTTCTTCTGTGATGAGCCTCCACTTCTAATTCTCTCCTGTACTGAGACATATATTAGTGAGATTGTGATATTTACCATTGGTGGCTGCCTTGAGGCAAGCAGCATTGGCATGATTCTTGTATCCTATCTTTACATTTTGGGGACAATCCTGAGAATGCGCTCCACTGAGGGCAGGCACAGGGCATTTTCCACCTGCGCCTCTCACCTGACAGCTGTTGGGATATTCCATGGGACAATACTCTATATGTACTTCCGGCCGAGTTCCAGCTACTCAATGGACCAAGACAAATGGGCTTCTGTATTCTACACGGTTGTGATCCCCATGCTCAACCCTCTCATCTACAGCCTGAGGAATAAGGAG GTAATGAGCTTGTCCAAATGGGTATTATTGCACAGTGACTGA